ATATACCCCACGACCACGGGCCACCCGACGGTCATCGGCGCCATGCAGCAGGTGGATACGCGATTCATCTTTGACCTCAGGGCCAACACCATCACCATCCACCCGGAGAGCTGTGAAGCCGACACCGAGCCCACCCCGTCCGAGTGGTGACGAGGCTTGTACCATTCATTAGCTGCTCGTCAATCATTAGTCACTCATGTTTAAGATCCTTGTGCGCCATCCTTAACTGAGTGGCAAATCAGAATATATAATAAACCATGAATATTCATGCATAGTGTCCTCCCTTTTTTAGTTGAGTTGTAGATTCAACCTAGACTTGGTTCATATCTGCAAAAAAGGTAATCACATCATTAAGTTAGTTAGGATCCGAAAATAACGCTCTGGTGTTGGGAACCTCTTGTACATGGGCCGCCCCCTTCGACCAGCAGATTCAACGTAGACTTGTTCATACCATGCTTCCAGGAAATTAAACCGGTGGACCTTTCAAAGCCAGTAGGATGGGTTCATATTTCATTATCTGGCAGTGATCCCCGGCATGGATTTTGTAAATTAAACCATATGGTATGATACGTTTATTTTCCTTCTATTAGCAATTGAAATTCAGAAGGTAGCTCACACTACCATCTGATGACATAATATGCATTTATCGTTTGGTAATTTCCATGATGAAAAAGTTCCATTTCGACATGTTGGACGTCTCGAATTCTCAGCACACTGCCTGTGCAGGCCACTGATTGAATAATTTTCCTTTGACTTTGACAAACTTAGATACTCTGTTGATGGTGTTAAACAAAAAGATACTCTGTCGATGTGTCAAGTATATCGGACGCTGCAGCTAACTCATTTCAGTCTAATAATAATATCCCATTCATGAGCTTGCTATGAGGCATATAATTTGCCCATGAGTATACTCTAGAAATACACGAGGTTTTCAGAACTAATTTATGAGTGGCACTATTTGGATCCCACTGCTTAAGCGTATGGCCTTTGCAGTACATTATAATTCTCTTTCTTGGCATGTTTGTGCAGAGAAACATTCATTCATGCATTTATGCTCCAAATCGCGGTGTTGGCCAATCACCTGAATGGGAGGGACACTCATGTCCGACAGATTAAGATATACGGGCCAAGACTGTAAGTTGGATACTGTACAAGCAGCCAACCAACCATCTGTTTGCATTCCGTAACACGAGAATGTATGGTCAATTATTTCTATGTTTTCCTTGAGGAGTAAGGTTAAATCCAAGCACCGCCAGTTTAGATATAAAAATAGTACTTAGATATTGTATGTGCGAATAACAGACAGTTTATACACACTAATGACCCTGATTTAAGTAGTGACTTAGGTCTCGTGGTTTTTACTCAGGCCCTGTTTGTTACCTTGTGTTTCAGGAACCCCGTTCCTCACCAGCATTTCCACTTCATTTCCAGGGAATGCATAATGTACTCTAGCGTCAGGTGAGATTCCCCGAACCCTCGCCGCCTCACTGGGGAGGGATCATCCTCGGTCAAGGTGACCTTGATTGTGGCCTGCACGCTTCAGTACGAACGCCGACATGAATTAAGTAGCCGCTGAAGTATTCAGCCTATGTTAGTGTGGATCGAGTTGCCGCTGAAGCATCATCAGGGTGTCTGTCTGAAAATCTACCATGTAGTTGATCTTGTATTCCATTCCATCTACCATCTATTATTGGTACATCCTTTTCATCCATGTAACATACTTCATTCCCTTATATAAGGCCACTGTCTTTCGTGTCAAACTTTGATTTATAATTTTGGTCAACAAAATATGAATTATATGCCGTAAAAAATATATCATCGATAAGTTCTTTGAGATGTGCATCCAGTAACATATTTTTTGTGTCATATATGATATACCTCACTTTTTGTTGCTAAAATTAATGGTCAAAATTAGATATAAAAACATGAAGTGGCCATGTAtaagaatggagggagtaacaTTTGTTTTGCAATGGATTGGAAGGTTCTCCCAGTACTATATGTTTATCTCTCTCTACAGCACAAGCCTTACTAATGCATGTGAGGCATTAGTACGTTTTGTTAAGAGTACGTTTTTCCGTTTCATTCACTAACCCCGTTTGATTAGGTGAAAAGGGAGGCATCCTTTCATAAAATAGTACCATGTGCCGCACATAATGAATTGAGAATTGAATTGAACTCGTATGAGAAGTATTCTCCACCACGATTAGACTGAACTTGTTTGATTTCTTTTTTCAAGTTAATTTTCAGCTTTTGCCTTACATAaattttaaagtagtgtagagtGTCATCTTAGCAAACTAGGAAAATGTAAGTTTAGTGCCACAAAAAAAAatattggattcgtatttgaaatAAGTTTCTTGTGATACTATTTTTGAGGTACATATAACTTATATTTTACTAGTTAAATCTAAGGTCAAATTTTGATCCAAAATAGGAGGGACAAATAAACCTGGATAGAGAAAGTACCGTGTAAGCTCTGCAATAATTGATTGAGGGATATGTGTACATCGATGCAAGGCCAGAGTCAGCCCTCCTGCTTTTCTAGAAAATGGAGAACACTATAAACAAACTATTGGTCAAAATTGTATCTTGAAGTCCTTGTACTACCTCTCTCTCAGTTTACAGGGCGTGCGCATACCCCTAGGTCGTCAATTTGACCAACTTAATAcaagtcatatattacaaaaaatataccaacatAAACTTCAGAGTTTCTATTTTCAAAAGAtataatttttgtgttatatagtttatataGTTTATATTATCCCGGGCATCCACCAGAATATGTTCGAGCGGCGACACGACGGGTCAGGCGGATGCTTCGTGGACATCGGCATACAGGTGACCCATCTGGTGTGGGCCGCATACACGCTCGTCGAGAATGCGGTGGCCGGTGTGCTGCAGCAGTGGGGGTACGAGCGCGTGCATGACCACAACTTCCGCCTGTGTTTCCGGCAGAAGCCCGCGATCTGGTCACGTATCCCAAGGCTGACGCTCGACTTTGAGGGTCCGACTACTCGGCACGGGGAGCGCACACGCGCACACCTTGAAATCCGCTCACGGGGCCTCTTCTTCAATGTTGACAACGAGCAGTTGTTGTGCTTTGGCGTGTACCCCACAACCATGGGCCATACGACGGTCATCGGAGCTATGCAGCAGGTGGATACGCGATTTATTTTTTACCTCAGGGCCAACACCATCACCATCCACCCGGAGAGCTGTGAGGATGACACCGTGCCCACCCCGTCCGAGTGGTGACCTTGTACTCGTCGGTCATTAGCCGGTCATGTTTAAGACTGCTGTGTGCCTTAATTGAGGTGCAATTCCAAATATATAATAAACCATAAAGATTCATGCACAGTGCCTTCCTTTTTTTGTTGAGTTGCAGATACAACGCAAACTTGTtcatctatatctatatctataccaatataaaaagactTAAAGAGGCATCTTCAATTAATCTCGGCCATTAAATCATGTTAATCCAACGATCTAGACTGCTTCATAGCAATGCTTCCACGAAATTAAGACGGTGGACCCTTCGAAGCTAGTAGGATAGGTTCATATATCATTATCTGGCACTGATCCCCGGTACGGATTTTGTAACACATGCGCAGGGACAAGACCTAGACCCGACCGAGCACCCTGTCTCCGTGTCACTCCGTTGACTCTAAGCCCACCTCACGTGACAGAGAAACATCTTGTCAAatttgtactacatattttgaaCAACGATCTGGGACCATTGCATGCCTCGAGCCTAACAAAAGCCTCCCTAATTacgctgctgccgctgctgcaaATCGACTGCAACTCGACAGAGCCTGGCACAAATCTTGCTGCCACTGGATGGACGAGATAGGAGGGTGCCGGAACTCCCGGGTGCCATCACACCTTTCCGATTCATAATTCAATGCAGCCTAGCCAATCAGGTATCATTTCGGCCGCTCAATTACTCAACGGATAGAGATAATGTGTAACTTGCATCGAGAACTAAAATCGTCATGTGTATGAAATTGTCCAAACTAAGATTAGAAGTGAAGAGTGTTGCTATTATATGAAAAGTTTAAGGGTATTGAAGAAGCATGGCAATTGACAACATACCTGATATGCCTAAGCAAGTGGGGGGCCAGAAGCATGGGGTTGAAAAGGACATGGATGTCACCAAGGTCTGCGTCGTCCAGAAAGACGCGGCTGCCATGCTAAGCTGCCACCATTTATGAAGACATAGATGAATTAAGAAGCCTCCCTTACGAAGACATAGCTACCACATCAAGAGATCAACTGACAATGGAATAGATGATTCACCAGGTATCATTGGGCATGTACTCAACTCCAAGCAATCTTCATCTGCTTCCCAGCAAGCACCAAGAAATTCGCATATCTTTTTTGTTCCGGAGCAGTGGCGGAGCTAGACGGGATctgctgtgtgtgtgtgtgtgtgtggggggggggggggggggggggggcgaatgaGAAAATAAGAgtgttttgggggggggggggggaggtaaAAAAGTTCTCACCTTAGCTCTCCAAAAAAATCCTTCACAAATTAGTTCAAAgttgtggtgggggggggggggggggggtggggggggggggggaacagCCCCCCAGGGACACATATAGCTCCGCCACTGTTCCGGAGCTTGCCAACATACTTAGCTTCTTCCTGAAAGCACATAAACATTTCCAAGGGGTCACTCGCACCGGTTCTGAATGTTCTACTGGGCCAGCTGCAAATTTTTGAACAAATTATAGTCCAGGCAAATGGACACAACTTGACATTATTTTGAACTCCCCTTTTAGGTTGAAGTTAGCTAATGCAGAATAAAAGAGAATAGATAGCTAACTGCAGAAGGCGACGCATGTGTATAGATATAGCAAGGAGCATCACCAAACAACCATCGGCATGGACCCTGGGTCAGGCTGCAATCAAGGCCAGAACACTGCATGCAAGCGCACATGGAAGCATCCCTAAAATGGAGGACAAATTGATAACATACGCCATATAATAGAACAATCAAATACTAGGGAAAGAGGAGGGAACAACCGCATGAAGACGCGGACGTGCGAGACGCTCGTGGCGGAGGCCCTTGATCGGATCTCTCCGAATCCCTAAGGAGGGACTGAATCGAGCAGGAGGTTGATGTGAAGTTGGAGCGTCATCTCACCATTGCGGTGACGCCCCCCATGCATCTTTGCCATGTTTAATCCCACCTCCAGGAGACCCCAAAGACCAAGCCTGTAGAACACCTTGGCATATGAGCACCGCTAAGATGAAGACCCTGAGGTCAGCGCGAGCATGGAAGTGCGTTCTCAATTGCATAAGCATGGTGACGTCGACATCAATACGAGTTGTCCACGTGTTCTTGCTCTCTACAACAAGTTCCTGCAACGACTGTGAGTGTATTGTGAGTTTTTTCCATGCCTACCAAACCGGTGTTGTACACCATGAGCAAGCACTGGCACGGGCATCGCCGGATCAACGCGGCAAGGTCAGCATGGCAGACCGAGAGGGAGAGTCTCTTCAGCGAGGGGAACCCGACACCGGCCCGTGGTGGGGCCAACAGCAGGTATCCAGCGTGCAGGTTGATGGAGGTGGTGCAGTCCAAGCGCGGCAAGTCCACACCCAGACAGTGGACTTGCAGGTTCTGTGGGAGGGTGAAGCGCAGCTCCGCTGGTGCGAGCCTTGCAGCGGCACAGAGCAAAGAGGATACGCTGGAGGGGAGCATGTCATGTTGCATGGGGACACTGATATCGAGGAGGAGGCGGTGAAACACCCGGGGACGAGCAGCACGTTGGAGAGCGGCCTCGAGTGAGCCGAACGGGACATCATGGAGGGTGATGGCGACCTTGGGGAGGCGGGTCCAGAAGCCGCGCCACCGGTGGGAGAGGATGCATGTGCGCACTGCGGCACGGGCGCAGCTGAGGCGCTTGAGAACCTGGACGAGCAGATCATCCGAGAGGGTGCTGATGAGGTCTGTTGAATCATGGGAGGCATGGCATGGTCCATTGTCTGACTCTGACTCCTCCATAGAATACCCACCTACAAATACATTATTTTAGAGAGTGATATATAACTCAAGGGGCAATAATATGCTCTTATACTACCTTGCTTTGTTTCCAAAATCAACACTCCAGAGTTTGAAAGTATATCTTGTTATTCTTGTAGTTCATTATTTTTTTCTACAAATTTGGTCAACCTTAGATTTCCAGACTTTTGATAAAATTTGGAGGAAtcagtttattttattttttgtagGAAAGCATGAGTTTAGAGTGTACAAAAGATAAAAGTAACTATCACATAGATCTAGGAAATATGCTAATTAATCATGGATAAGATAAAAGTAAATGTTGCATCTAGGAATATGGTAATCATGTAAGAAGAAGTGCTAACCAGAAATAAACTCAATGCTGCTTTCCACATATGGATACTCCCGGAAGATGTTGTTTATTTGTGTGCACCAAGCATCACTGGGCACGTCCTGATCTAGCAGCCTCACCGTCACACTTTTGAGCATGGGCGCACATCTAAATAGCACTCTTAATAAATCAAGCTCATGATCCTCCCCGTCCAATCCTTCAATTTCCACCTTTTCAAGATTATTCAAGGACACAGTTTGGATTCTCCAACCCTTTGGGCGATGACAAGGCCAATTAAGTGGGCAcgcttctttcacctatatatttacgaaaacactaacgcccacacgcGTGGGCGTTAGACAACTCACCCACACGCCTCCATCGTCGTCCAGCGCCctttgcacgaatcttggcatgAAAAGGCTGATTTTGTGTGCCATGTAGGACAACTCGTGTGTGGGTGTGAGGGAGTTCGCCCGCACGCCGGTTTCTCTCCGCGGTCAACGTTTCGCCAGTCGGGGCGTGCGATGAAACTGCTGTCGCGCCCGCACGCCGCGCACCACTTCTGTTCCCCATCTCCTACGACTGCCCATTCTCCCACTCTCCCACACCCAAGCTGTCATTTGCAATGTTTTGGaatggtacatggcaactgccctatttgtgagcatgagcagatggcaactctctttttaccccgaacatgttattgttgccacgtctgttttgtagcgctacatggctactgtctagtgttagtaggtggcaactcctaaagataccaccatcgcccacatgcccgtctcctctcccacacaccaaaagctatcagttgccatgtgttttgcagggtacatggcaactgccctatttgtgagcatgagcaggtggcaactctctttttaccccgaacatgttattgttgccacgtctgttttgtagcgctacatggcaactgtctagtgttagtaggtggcaactcctaaagataCCACCATCGCCACATGcccgtctcctctcccacacaccaaaagctatcagttgccatgtgttttgcagggtacatggcaactgccctatttgtgagcatgagcaggtggcaactctctttttaccccgaacatgttattgttgccacgtctgttttgtagcgctacatggcaactgtctagtgttagtaggtggcaactcctaaagataccaccatcgcccacatgcccgtctcctctcccacacaccaaaagctatcagttgccatgtgttttgcagggtacatggcaactgccctagcgcGCTTGTAAGCAGAAGGCAACTCTCTTTTTACCGAAACATGTTTTTTGCCATGTTTTttagtgctacatggcaactgtccagtgttagtaggtggcaactcctaaagtttttCAAATCATGGTATCTGTAgtagaccagaccatacatggcaacagctGCAGTTGCCCAAAAATGGCATCTGACACTTTGACCtaagatggcaactgcagttgagcaaccatggcaactgtagttcagcaacatggcaactgcagttcagcAACATGGCAACATGGCAACCGAAGAGGTCCGGACCATGGCAATCGCGGCAGGACGCGTGGTTACTGACACGCGGGGCGTGTGGCTCGCATGCGGGGAGGGGCGACGGCCGAGACGGGTCGTGCGGGCCGCGCGCTCGCTCGCCCGGGCGTGCTCGTGCGGGGGCGATCGCGCTGCACCGGACGTGCGGGATGTGGCTGCGCGCGCCCGTACGCGGTCGTGCGGGCGGGGTCGTCTCCGTGCCACACAGGGCGTGCGGCACAACCATCCGATacaccacacgtgtggcagttatcggcgTCCAATATTTAAGATAAATGTGAATCACATCTCAATGCATTATTTATATAGATGCTCCGACCCCTTAGATGTTCACTGAGAAATGATAAGAAGTAAAGGCGGGAGTGGAGAGGGGAACTCGAACCGCTGGCCCAATTCCCAAAGCAGATAAGTGGTCGGCGCCCAACCGGGGAACGGCCAAAATAAATACCGACGCTGCTTTCAATACTACCACCGGGGAGAGCGCAGCCGGCGCAATTGCCAGGGACTACAGAGGACTGGTCTTTCTTTCTGTCTGCAAAAAGCTGCCGGAGTGTAGCAGTGTTAGTGAGGCTGAGGCCAGAGCTGCCCTGGTTGGGCTCACGTCGATGAGCAAATACTATAATGGGGAGGTGGTACTGGAGATGGATAATCAAGACGTCATTGATGAGTTAAACTCAAAACTCCCTCCCCGGTCGGACCGATATGGACTCATCATGGACATCAAATTTGCGATGAAGAACTTCGCCGCGTGCAGAGTCCAGTATGTGAATCGGAAGTGTAACGAGCTTGCGCACGGCTTGGCAGCTCTACCCAGGAGTACGGGTGACCAACTGGTGATTGCAATGTTCCACCGAGTCTTCGATCCCTGATGTTGGCAGAATCTTGTGCTCCTCCTGAGTAGTCTGTACTACTCTGACCTTAAAAAAAAATGATAAGAAGTACTGCACGCACACGTTTCAAATATATAAGCATGGTGGTAAGTTACCTCTGATCTCGACAGCACGATCTTAAGGCTTACTATATCGGTAAGACAAAGACCTAGATAATTTATGCGAAAGAGACGCAACACAAATGGTCCAAGCATGTGCCCTCTTGTTGTGAGATGTAGGTTCAAATAACCAGATAAGTGGGTGCCCATATTTCTACGTATCTCTGTGGCAAGGTGGTACTCTTCCACTGGGTGAAGACAATATGAACCCTGCAAAATCAATTCAGCAAGACATGATGATGAATAAGTTTAATTTAGCAGGTAGTCCATATATAAATTGTGCAGGACAGGAGACATACTTTGGCACACATGTGCAGGGTCAAGACCTCGACCCTGGCTCGGTGTCTCTCGCGCGGCGACTCGAAGCCCACCTCCAAGAGGTCCAGGTGCCAAAGACCAAGCCCGCGGGTGAACCTGTCGGCGGCGTACTGCGGGCGGCATCTCTTGGAAATCTTGTCCACCATTGGTGCCAAGACGGTGGTCACCGTCGTCAATTGCTTAAGCACGCTTGTATTTACACGGCCTTGAAGCGGCTTGAGGAGCTCCAAGAGTCGGTCTAATTCTACCTTTTGCAGGAACGCCGAGTGGATGGTGACGTCATCGACCATGAGCACGTGCAGGCGCGGGCAGTAGGGGATCAAGGCAGCCAGGTCAAGGTAGCAGGCGGAGAGGGTCAGCCTCTCGAGCGCCGGGAACCCTGAGTGAGCTCGCAGCGACAACACGTGCGGCGACACCCCGCGCAGCTCGATCGAAGTGGCGCGGTGAAGGCAAGGCAGCTCTATGGGGCGCGTCCAGTCCACGTACCGGGTGAGGTTGAACCGGAGCTCCGCGGgcgcgagcgcggcggcggcacGGAGAACCGAGGAGACGCTGTCGGCGGGCAGCCTGCTGCCCTCTTCCGCGACACGGATGTCAAGGAGGCGCACCCGGGGCCCGGCGGCGCGGCGTAGCGCGGCCTCGAGCGAGCCGAGCGGGACGTCATTGAGGGTGACGTCCGATTGAGCGTCATGATTCGTGCAGATTTTCTGTCACGGTGTGAACCACGGGAAAGTTGTAGTTGAGCTCGTATATATGGACCTATATGCTCGGCACCGTCCTATCTAGTATGGCTTACATATGTACGGCTGGTTTTTATGGGTGATCAATTGAGTTGAGTTGAAATATGTTGCATGACACGGTGTACGGTATTCAAAACTAAGTGATGATTTAATATTGGCTTGATATTCTTGATTTTAACATATAGATATTTGTATATCTCTGCAGCAACACACATACATTCAACCAGTAGAAATTAAAAAGGTCTAACTTTAATAATGTGCGAGCAGGGCCACGTTTCTCCTCCCATCATTGGTCTGTGTTATCATCTCGATCCAAGGCTCGCAACCCGTTCTTCAAATTCCATCGATTGGCACGGCGTCCACGATGCTGTTGCCCTACGGCATCATGAGTCCTCTCTGCAGTATATATCACGTATCTGTATTCAACTATTCATTAGCGGAGGGTGTGTTTGGGGCTTTTGGTACCTAGCTGGGTGTCGGCTACTCTAGCAGGAGACATTCAATTTTGTTAACTATAACTCAATTGCATGTTCAAGCTTGGACGTATTTTagatgaatttcatcaaattcgTTGCACACGGTCGATCGTTTTGAAATTTTCTTTGATCACTAGTTTCATCTCGTTGTTCCACACAACTCAAGTTGTAACTTATTTTATTTCAGCGCTCATAGATGAAGTTGTTCTGAATTTGATGGTATGAGGTAAGTTCACCACTAGAACAAGAGATGAGAGTAACCATCAACACACACGTAATCAAACACCCAAACGTTACATTTGGGGAGCACATAGATGCAACCAAAGGATGTGCTTGTGTTTTGGCTCTCATGCAAGAAGAGGCAATTTGGGCAACCAAACAACTTGTAGAACATGGCTCGAAACTCGTATCATCAAGACCAAAAACTGTGCGAGCAACCAAACACGTCCATAGTCAACAATCGCGACCATGCATACAGCATAGGTTGAGTACGTTACTAATCTTGGCAATTTCCATGGCGGCCAACCAAAAGGAGTAGCACAATATTTAAAGACCAGGGCAACCATGCTAGAAATTGTATGAGTGCGCCACTTCGAGCCTGTAGGCCCACGGCGAAAAATAACAGAACGTAGTATGGACTGAAGCCACGAAGCAAAATCCTGAAGCAGGTGGGAGAGGATTGTCTTGTTAATGAGCATCCTGACTCCGCAAGCATAAGCATGAGAATCATGTCAACCCACAACTTTGGTTGCTGCATGTAGACCCTGCATATGCAGAAGAGGTAAAACAAAAACAGTTTTAGTCATATGGAAATATGAAGTCTGCCCTTGTTAGTACAGAAAAAAATGCGTAGAGCAACATGGTGTGACTAAGCTAAGAAACTTGGCATAGACTAAAGAGTTCACAAATAAAATCTGAGGATTTATGCACAAAGAAATATATAGCATATTCAGCCAATTACTAGAGAGCGTACACAAGCATACTTCAGTAGACTAGAAAAATAGTATAGGATGAAAAACAATATACCATGAGAAACCAAGTACATGGCATGGATGACTTATATATAAAATAAAGAAATTTTAGTCCTCTCGGCCACCATTAGGTCTTTGATCCAAAGGATTTTGGAGGATAAGgatccttatgattttttcttaCACTGGCCGTAAGATTCGTAGGATTGAATCCTATAGGAGTTTTTCCTATGGAATCATTTATACTATATTCCATAGGAAATCTCGCAACCACTCTAACCTCTTGAAGAAAATATCCTTTGTTTTTTCTACGATGCAATCAAACGATCTCAAATCTTGTAGGGTTCGAATGGACATGACATTCAAATCATATGTTTTTCGTATTTCTACATTTGTACAATCCCGCGAATCAAAGAATCTTAAATGGAAACTAAACCTAAGAAAAGGCAAGCATGAATATAGAAGAACATCGATGTAGCATGTGGACCATCACAGTGTAAGTTTTTAGGAAACAAAGAGGGTATATAACCAAGCTAAAACTAAGTCAGCATTGAACAGATAATTAGCATGTCACTGACACATACCAACAGCCCTAGAAATTTGTAAACCATGAAA
The sequence above is a segment of the Aegilops tauschii subsp. strangulata cultivar AL8/78 chromosome 6, Aet v6.0, whole genome shotgun sequence genome. Coding sequences within it:
- the LOC109784919 gene encoding aspartyl protease family protein 2-like; the protein is MFERRHDGSGGCFVDIGIQVTHLVWAAYTLVENAVAGVLQQWGYERVHDHNFRLCFRQKPAIWSRIPRLTLDFEGPTTRHGERTRAHLEIRSRGLFFNVDNEQLLCFGVYPTTMGHTTVIGAMQQVDTRFIFYLRANTITIHPESCEDDTVPTPSEW